The following coding sequences are from one uncultured Cohaesibacter sp. window:
- the paaI gene encoding hydroxyphenylacetyl-CoA thioesterase PaaI gives MDQYTAMSPQELAEACAQAMWDGDAATRELGIKLEHVAPGKATVSMTVTKAMTNGHGNAHGGYLFMLADSAFAFACNTYNQITVGQNCTIHYTAPGALGDRLIARATEIFRSGRSGLYDVQVTREDGTLIAEFRGHARTVKGTLLSLKNDSI, from the coding sequence ATGGACCAATATACAGCGATGAGCCCGCAAGAGTTGGCCGAAGCCTGCGCTCAGGCAATGTGGGATGGTGATGCAGCAACCCGCGAGCTGGGCATCAAGCTTGAGCATGTCGCACCGGGCAAAGCCACCGTCAGCATGACAGTTACCAAAGCCATGACAAACGGTCACGGCAATGCCCATGGCGGCTATCTCTTCATGCTTGCCGATAGTGCCTTCGCCTTTGCCTGCAACACCTACAACCAAATCACCGTCGGCCAGAATTGCACGATCCATTACACCGCGCCGGGAGCCTTGGGTGATCGTTTGATAGCCCGTGCAACCGAGATTTTCCGATCTGGCCGCTCAGGTCTCTACGACGTGCAAGTGACACGCGAAGACGGAACATTAATCGCAGAATTTCGCGGCCATGCCCGCACAGTAAAAGGAACACTTCTGTCGCTCAAAAACGACAGCATCTAA
- the paaG gene encoding 2-(1,2-epoxy-1,2-dihydrophenyl)acetyl-CoA isomerase PaaG, whose amino-acid sequence MSESETVLSILESGVLKLTLNRPDKLNSFNDEMHRAFRAQLEFAHSEKDVRAILLTGAGRGFCAGQDLGDRDPRKGGAKPDLGETIETFYNPTLRLIRSLEKPVICAVNGVAAGAGANIALACDIVLAAKSAKFIQAFSKIGLIPDAGGSWSLTNILGEPRAKALAMLAEPLPAEQAERWGLIWKAVDDTALVGEASAIAERLAAGPTVGLGLTKRLIQTASNQPLDTHLDMERDCQRQAGQTNDYAEGVAAFLEKRPAQFKGR is encoded by the coding sequence ATGAGCGAATCCGAGACCGTTCTGTCGATTCTGGAAAGTGGCGTTCTGAAACTGACGCTGAACAGACCCGATAAACTGAATAGCTTTAATGATGAAATGCATCGTGCCTTTCGAGCGCAGCTGGAATTTGCCCACAGCGAGAAAGACGTTCGGGCCATCTTGCTAACCGGGGCCGGGCGTGGCTTTTGCGCCGGACAGGATCTTGGGGATCGCGATCCAAGAAAAGGGGGAGCAAAACCCGACCTCGGAGAAACGATTGAGACCTTTTACAATCCGACATTGCGCCTGATCCGCTCACTGGAAAAGCCGGTCATATGTGCTGTAAACGGCGTGGCCGCTGGCGCTGGGGCCAATATTGCTCTTGCCTGCGACATCGTTCTTGCCGCCAAGTCCGCAAAATTCATTCAGGCATTTTCCAAGATAGGCCTCATTCCCGATGCGGGCGGCAGCTGGTCACTGACCAACATTTTGGGCGAGCCTCGCGCCAAGGCCCTTGCCATGCTGGCCGAGCCCCTGCCCGCCGAGCAGGCCGAGCGCTGGGGCCTCATCTGGAAGGCAGTAGATGACACAGCCCTAGTGGGCGAAGCATCGGCCATTGCAGAGCGCCTTGCCGCAGGACCAACAGTGGGGTTGGGCCTCACCAAACGGCTCATTCAGACAGCATCAAACCAGCCTCTCGACACTCATCTAGACATGGAACGAGACTGCCAGCGCCAAGCAGGACAGACCAATGACTATGCCGAAGGGGTCGCGGCATTTCTCGAGAAACGTCCAGCACAATTCAAGGGGCGCTGA